In Colletotrichum higginsianum IMI 349063 chromosome 3, whole genome shotgun sequence, a genomic segment contains:
- a CDS encoding Alpha/beta hydrolase: MAHILRAWSAAVLRDIGLQSTNTRLRVVDLLARSGAVSPVWSENTSDAAPDQQPLLRQRNLSHVGDSGSEEFVLSDGRKLGVAYYGARNGHHAVFYLHGYPGCRLSGGAFFDAPGVRLGARIIAVERPGIGNSSPQPGRRMLDHADDIRELAEHLNLQSYGVIGVSGGGPYALACAYSLPEENLKGVSVIGGMGPIDVGTKGMNWGNWLTFKGLMYFPAIIRWLQTKVMAVLNSVSNEKMVELVRDGLSKKSYSWASPDLPTLRDPEILTIMLDSYREHYKQGVDGHMEDGRVLTSDWGFRLEDMRSSIPIQLWYSKKDTNVPFRMGEAIASRLSSPPDFYVKEDETHLNLVLKYSADALERLLKKL, encoded by the coding sequence ATGGCGCATATACTCCGGGCATGGTCAGCGGCAGTGCTGAGAGATATTGGGCTGCAAAGTACCAACACGCGCTTACGGGTCGTCGACCTTCTCGCTCGCTCCGGCGCCGTGTCGCCGGTGTGGTCAGAAAATACATCAGATGCCGCCCCAGACCAGCAGCCTCTACTCAGGCAACGGAACCTCTCCCACGTGGGCGACTCCGGTTCTGAAGAATTCGTCTTGTCCGACGGGCGCAAACTCGGGGTCGCATACTACGGCGCAAGGAACGGCCACCACGCGGTGTTTTACTTGCATGGCTACCCCGGCTGTCGACTCTCCGGCGGCGCATTCTTCGACGCGCCTGGCGTGAGGTTGGGCGCCAGGATCATCGCCGTGGAAAGGCCCGGCATCGGCAACAGCTCTCCTCAGCCCGGCCGCAGGATGCTGGATCACGCGGACGACATACGCGAACTGGCGGAGCATCTGAACCTCCAATCCTACGGCGTCATCGGCGTgtcgggcggcggcccgTACGCATTGGCGTGCGCCTATTCCCTCCCAGAAGAAAACCTGAAGGGTGTCTCTGTCATTGGCGGAATGGGCCCGATCGATGTCGGCACTAAGGGCATGAACTGGGGCAACTGGCTCACTTTCAAAGGGCTGATGTATTTCCCGGCTATAATTCGCTGGCTGCAGACCAAAGTGATGGCTGTGCTGAACAGCGTGTCTAACGAGAAGATGGTCGAGCTAGTTCGCGACGGACTTTCGAAGAAGTCGTACAGCTGGGCAAGTCCGGACCTACCAACTCTGAGGGATCCTGAGATTCTCACCATCATGCTCGATTCCTATCGGGAGCATTACAAGCAGGGCGTGGACGGGCACATGGAGGATGGCCGGGTTTTGACGAGCGACTGGGGGTTTCGCCTCGAGGATATGCGCTCCTCTATACCAATTCAGCTGTGGTATAGTAAAAAGGATACGAATGTCCCGTTCCGGATGGGCGAGGCGATCGCCTCGCGTCTCAGCTCTCCTCCGGACTTCTACGTCAAGGAAGACGAAACACACCTGAACCTTGTACTCAAGTACAGTGCCGACGCTCTAGAGCGGCTGCTTAAGAAGCTTTGA